From a region of the Acinetobacter larvae genome:
- the mdcE gene encoding biotin-independent malonate decarboxylase subunit gamma, with translation MHLSTRGLDWFQALTENFQIRKTAVASVQAADGDLLGYPVRVIAVVADPQNLYPRARQGEVGLLEGWALAQVVDDLLQQGLQHAQQQKPSEAQHRKRAILCIVDVPSQAYGRREEQFGIHQALAAAVDHYVQARLAGHPIVSLLVGKSMSGAFLAHGYQANRIIALNDPEVMVHAMGKVSAARVTLRSVEELEAWAAQIAPMAYDIASYNSLGLLAACLDVSNPDQPSAEDVALVRAQIHAQIQDILQQARVDFAHRYQAKNRQASQHVRQLMAAQWS, from the coding sequence ATGCATCTTTCAACACGGGGTTTAGATTGGTTTCAGGCATTGACTGAAAATTTTCAAATACGCAAGACAGCCGTTGCCTCGGTGCAAGCTGCCGATGGTGATTTGCTTGGTTATCCTGTTCGGGTCATTGCTGTGGTTGCCGATCCTCAGAATCTTTATCCAAGAGCACGACAGGGCGAAGTGGGCTTATTGGAAGGCTGGGCTTTGGCGCAAGTTGTGGATGACTTATTGCAACAAGGGCTGCAACACGCGCAGCAGCAAAAGCCATCGGAAGCCCAGCATAGAAAGCGTGCCATTTTATGCATTGTCGATGTACCCAGTCAGGCTTATGGACGCCGTGAAGAACAGTTTGGCATACATCAAGCCTTGGCAGCTGCGGTTGATCATTATGTACAAGCACGTTTGGCAGGTCATCCAATCGTGAGTTTATTGGTAGGTAAATCGATGTCTGGTGCTTTTTTGGCGCACGGTTATCAAGCCAATCGCATCATTGCGCTAAATGACCCTGAGGTGATGGTCCATGCCATGGGTAAAGTATCTGCAGCTCGGGTAACTTTACGCAGTGTCGAAGAGTTAGAGGCGTGGGCGGCGCAGATTGCACCGATGGCATATGACATTGCCAGTTATAACAGTTTGGGATTATTGGCTGCTTGTCTAGATGTCAGTAATCCAGACCAGCCCAGTGCAGAGGATGTGGCGCTTGTTCGTGCACAGATACATGCGCAAATTCAAGACATTTTACAGCAGGCACGTGTTGACTTCGCTCATCGTTATCAGGCAAAAAATCGCCAAGCATCGCAACACGTGCGTCAATTGATGGCAGCGCAGTGGTCATGA
- a CDS encoding malonate decarboxylase subunit delta: protein METLHFEYPADGMVTRSAVVGCVGSGDLEVLVQPNPLDKTRIQVRTAIDGSAQRWQNLFERMFAVNLPPAVDIQIHDFGATPGVVRLRLEQALEEVQS, encoded by the coding sequence ATGGAAACATTACATTTTGAGTATCCGGCGGATGGGATGGTGACACGCTCTGCGGTGGTGGGCTGTGTTGGGTCTGGTGATTTAGAGGTTTTGGTGCAGCCGAATCCCTTAGATAAAACCCGGATTCAGGTACGCACAGCGATCGATGGCAGCGCACAGCGGTGGCAGAATTTATTTGAACGGATGTTTGCGGTCAATTTACCACCAGCCGTCGATATACAGATTCATGATTTTGGTGCAACACCGGGCGTAGTTCGACTTCGATTGGAACAGGCATTGGAGGAGGTGCAGTCATGA
- the mdcA gene encoding malonate decarboxylase subunit alpha: protein MQSSVVQPDNLWSTRRYAKQQKIANAKKYTDGMVIATADIVRVLEILICPGDKVVLEGNNQKQADFLSRSLAQANPKVLHDLHMIMPSVGRPEHLDLFERGIARRLDFSFAGTQSLRISQLLEDGLLEIGAIHTYIELYSRLLVDLIPNVVLSAGFMADRHGNIYTGPSTEDSPALIEPAAFSNGIVIVQVNELVDDVTDLPRVDIPASWVDFVVVADRPFYIEPLFTRDPKHIKPVHILMAMMAIRGIYERHQVQSLNHGIGFNTAAIELILPTYAESLGLKGKICRHWTLNPHPTLIPAIETGWVEHVHCFGTELGMEQYIAARPDIFFTGRDGSLRSNRMMCQLAGQYAVDLFIGATLQIDAHGHSSTVTKGRLAGFGGAPNMGHDPRGRRHATPAWLDMRSSTFQGDDTYLARGKKLVVQMVETFQEGGKATFVEQLDAIAVAKKAAMPLAPIMIYGDDVTHLLTEEGIAYLYKAESLAQREAMIAAVAGVTDIGLAQNPQTTARLRQDGLVAFPEDLGIRRTDATRELLAAKNIAELVRWSDGLYQAPAQFRSW, encoded by the coding sequence ATGCAAAGTTCTGTTGTACAACCCGACAACTTATGGTCAACACGTCGCTATGCCAAGCAACAAAAAATAGCAAATGCCAAGAAATATACCGATGGTATGGTGATCGCGACGGCGGATATCGTGCGTGTATTGGAGATTTTAATTTGCCCAGGCGATAAAGTAGTCTTGGAAGGTAATAATCAAAAGCAAGCCGATTTTTTATCACGATCTTTGGCGCAAGCCAATCCGAAAGTCCTACATGATCTACATATGATTATGCCCAGTGTTGGGCGTCCTGAACATCTAGATTTATTTGAACGCGGTATTGCACGTCGATTAGATTTTTCTTTTGCCGGGACACAGAGTTTAAGAATTAGCCAATTATTAGAAGATGGTTTATTGGAAATTGGCGCCATACATACTTATATCGAGTTGTATTCGAGATTATTGGTTGATTTGATTCCCAATGTAGTGCTATCAGCCGGTTTTATGGCAGATCGACATGGCAATATTTATACCGGTCCAAGCACTGAAGATTCTCCGGCACTAATTGAACCCGCTGCATTTAGTAACGGTATTGTGATTGTGCAAGTCAATGAGTTAGTCGATGACGTGACCGATTTACCACGTGTTGATATTCCTGCTTCGTGGGTCGATTTTGTGGTGGTGGCTGATCGACCATTTTATATCGAACCTTTATTTACCCGCGATCCCAAACATATTAAACCCGTACATATTTTAATGGCGATGATGGCGATACGTGGCATTTATGAACGCCATCAAGTGCAATCTTTAAATCATGGTATCGGTTTTAATACTGCGGCAATAGAGCTTATTTTACCGACTTATGCGGAGTCCTTGGGGCTGAAAGGGAAAATATGCCGTCATTGGACTTTAAATCCACATCCGACTTTGATTCCTGCGATTGAAACGGGCTGGGTAGAGCATGTGCACTGCTTTGGTACTGAATTAGGCATGGAGCAGTATATTGCAGCCCGACCTGATATCTTTTTTACTGGGCGCGATGGTTCTTTACGTTCCAATCGCATGATGTGTCAGCTTGCTGGGCAATATGCTGTGGATTTATTTATTGGTGCCACCTTGCAAATCGATGCACATGGTCATTCTTCTACGGTGACCAAGGGACGTTTGGCTGGATTTGGTGGTGCGCCCAATATGGGGCATGACCCGCGTGGGCGCCGTCATGCCACACCGGCATGGCTGGATATGCGTAGCAGTACCTTTCAAGGGGATGATACCTATTTGGCACGTGGTAAAAAGCTGGTTGTGCAAATGGTGGAAACTTTTCAAGAGGGCGGAAAGGCGACTTTTGTAGAGCAGTTAGATGCAATCGCAGTGGCGAAAAAAGCAGCCATGCCCTTGGCGCCGATCATGATTTATGGCGATGATGTAACGCATTTATTGACAGAAGAAGGCATTGCGTATCTGTATAAAGCCGAAAGCTTGGCACAACGTGAAGCCATGATTGCCGCTGTTGCCGGCGTGACCGATATTGGTTTAGCGCAGAACCCGCAAACAACGGCACGTTTACGCCAAGACGGTTTGGTGGCATTTCCTGAAGATTTGGGCATACGACGTACCGATGCAACACGTGAATTATTGGCTGCCAAGAACATTGCAGAATTGGTTCGTTGGTCCGATGGTTTATACCAAGCACCGGCTCAATTTAGGAGTTGGTAA
- a CDS encoding triphosphoribosyl-dephospho-CoA synthase, producing the protein MHAMLIRPSTTQQRERYNRVTLRESIFSAEQVQQHQRVVQPEITNSILAQLAVQALLDEVNLTPKPALVDQRGAGAHQDLSLPLMEDSARSLYTTFLKMATAAQRHQAIDRALRAEIGAIGRLGEQQMLERTQGVNTHRGAIWAMGLMVTATAWLCKVARLTDPCIPAHQNFSVLKVCAVAGQIARIEDPYLKNNTPTSLSHGQRVQQRYGLEGAKQQAQQGFPLISRLGWVQLQADRHRGVDEASARLNALLRMMTVMSDTCVVHRGGLLALQRMQHGAQQVLASGGCSTLSGKAALAQLENQLLAMNASPGGAADLLAVLLFIDAIAAGRAWKNKEESNGNITF; encoded by the coding sequence ATGCATGCGATGTTAATAAGACCAAGCACTACGCAGCAACGTGAGCGCTATAACCGAGTAACGCTGCGTGAATCTATATTTAGCGCTGAGCAAGTCCAGCAGCATCAACGTGTAGTGCAACCAGAGATCACAAACAGTATTTTGGCTCAGCTGGCAGTACAAGCACTGCTGGATGAAGTCAATTTGACTCCGAAGCCAGCTTTGGTTGATCAACGCGGAGCAGGCGCACATCAGGATTTAAGCCTCCCATTAATGGAAGATTCTGCGCGGAGTCTTTATACAACTTTTTTGAAAATGGCGACTGCGGCACAACGGCATCAGGCTATCGATCGCGCATTGCGTGCTGAGATTGGGGCAATCGGGCGTCTTGGTGAGCAACAGATGCTTGAGCGAACGCAGGGCGTAAATACCCATCGTGGTGCAATTTGGGCGATGGGACTCATGGTGACCGCCACTGCATGGCTATGCAAAGTTGCACGTTTAACAGACCCCTGTATCCCAGCCCATCAGAATTTTTCTGTGCTTAAGGTCTGTGCCGTCGCTGGGCAAATTGCGCGTATTGAAGATCCTTATTTAAAAAATAACACGCCAACATCGCTCAGTCATGGACAACGTGTGCAACAACGCTATGGGCTTGAGGGCGCGAAACAGCAGGCGCAACAAGGCTTTCCATTGATTAGCCGTTTGGGGTGGGTGCAATTACAAGCCGATCGTCATCGTGGTGTAGATGAAGCAAGTGCACGTTTAAATGCTTTATTACGCATGATGACCGTAATGAGTGATACCTGCGTAGTGCATCGTGGTGGTCTGTTGGCGTTGCAACGTATGCAACACGGCGCGCAACAGGTTTTAGCCAGTGGTGGATGTAGCACCTTATCTGGAAAGGCAGCATTGGCACAATTAGAAAACCAATTATTGGCGATGAATGCTTCACCAGGTGGTGCAGCGGATTTATTGGCAGTGTTGTTATTTATTGATGCAATCGCAGCAGGACGGGCATGGAAAAACAAGGAAGAAAGCAATGGAAACATTACATTTTGA
- a CDS encoding biotin-independent malonate decarboxylase subunit beta: protein MKSKTLKQPLHTASAKAFAHNKSFIELGARARVQSLVDQGSFRELLGPFQQVMSPWLIQQNIIPQSDDGVVIAKATLSAQPVVVIAIEGVFQGGSLGEVSGAKIAAALEMALADNQNGVATTAILLLETGGVRLQEANLGLAAIAEIQSAIVALRRYRPVIAVIAGSVGCFGGMSIAAGLCSYLIMTQEGRLGLNGPQVIEQEAGTAEYDAKNRPFIWGICGGEQRYASGLVDAYVEDDCTMIQQHIMAYMQQGVPEQHRSQHYSRSLALLQQLDNSQQFSPQDVVALYQGES from the coding sequence ATGAAGAGTAAAACATTGAAGCAGCCACTGCATACAGCATCTGCAAAAGCATTTGCCCACAATAAGAGTTTTATTGAATTAGGCGCAAGAGCACGTGTGCAATCACTGGTCGATCAAGGCAGTTTTAGAGAATTGCTTGGACCTTTCCAGCAAGTCATGTCTCCTTGGCTGATTCAGCAAAATATTATTCCACAATCTGATGATGGTGTCGTGATTGCCAAAGCAACGCTCTCAGCTCAGCCGGTGGTGGTGATCGCCATAGAGGGTGTCTTTCAAGGAGGGAGTTTAGGCGAAGTCAGTGGTGCCAAGATTGCGGCTGCTTTAGAAATGGCATTGGCTGATAATCAAAATGGAGTGGCGACCACTGCAATTTTATTGTTAGAAACCGGTGGGGTAAGGTTACAAGAAGCCAATTTAGGCTTGGCAGCCATTGCTGAAATTCAATCTGCCATTGTGGCTTTACGCCGCTATAGACCTGTGATCGCGGTGATTGCGGGGAGTGTGGGTTGTTTTGGTGGGATGTCCATCGCAGCGGGGCTTTGTAGCTATTTGATCATGACACAAGAAGGGCGCTTAGGTTTGAATGGTCCGCAGGTGATTGAGCAAGAGGCAGGCACAGCAGAATATGATGCCAAAAATAGACCTTTTATTTGGGGCATTTGCGGTGGTGAGCAGCGCTATGCCAGTGGGTTGGTTGATGCCTATGTCGAAGATGATTGCACCATGATTCAGCAGCACATCATGGCTTATATGCAACAAGGCGTACCCGAGCAACATCGTAGTCAACACTATAGCCGGTCTCTGGCTTTGCTACAGCAATTGGATAATAGCCAGCAGTTTAGCCCACAGGATGTGGTGGCACTTTATCAAGGAGAAAGCTAA